A window of the Streptomyces sp. Ag109_O5-10 genome harbors these coding sequences:
- a CDS encoding TcmI family type II polyketide cyclase — MHQALIVARMAPGSAPDIAKVFAESDRGELPHLVGVTRRSLFQFGDVYMHLVESEREPGPAIAKVTSHPEFRDISERLTAYVSAYDPETWRSPKDAMAQRFYLWERDGGA, encoded by the coding sequence GTGCACCAGGCCCTGATCGTCGCCCGTATGGCACCGGGCTCCGCGCCCGACATCGCGAAGGTGTTCGCGGAGTCCGACCGGGGGGAGCTGCCGCACCTCGTCGGGGTCACCCGGCGCAGCCTCTTCCAGTTCGGCGATGTGTACATGCACCTCGTCGAGTCCGAGCGCGAGCCGGGACCGGCCATCGCGAAGGTCACCTCGCACCCCGAGTTCAGGGACATCAGCGAGCGTCTCACGGCGTACGTCAGCGCGTACGACCCGGAGACCTGGCGTTCCCCGAAGGACGCGATGGCCCAGCGCTTCTACCTCTGGGAGCGCGACGGCGGCGCATGA
- a CDS encoding methyltransferase, with product MRLRELVFGAACAAAVRAAARLRVADALGDAPMTVESLASAVKTDPKPLRRLLRALSCYGVFAERPDGTFAHTDTSRLLREDDPHSLRYIAMWCTEPWTWDAWPKLDEAVRTGRNVVEDLYGKEFFVYLNEDAPESADVFNRAMTTSSEQSAREVAALLDLSGSRSVADLGGGQGHVVASLLDKYPAMKGYLLDLPKVVEKALPRLREGGDLADRARVVPGDIREAVPVDADVYIIKNILEWDDESTARLLANVVAAGGPGARVVVIENLVDDTPSMRFSTAMDLLLLLNVGGAKHTTDSMVRRLGDAGLSVNDIRPVNPYLHAFDCTVPA from the coding sequence ATGCGGCTGCGCGAGCTCGTGTTCGGGGCGGCCTGTGCCGCCGCCGTCCGCGCGGCCGCCCGGCTGCGCGTCGCCGACGCGCTCGGGGACGCCCCCATGACCGTGGAGAGCCTGGCCTCCGCGGTGAAGACGGACCCGAAGCCGCTGCGCCGGCTGCTGCGCGCCCTGTCCTGCTACGGCGTCTTCGCCGAGCGGCCGGACGGGACGTTCGCCCACACCGATACCTCCCGGCTGCTGCGCGAGGACGACCCGCACAGCCTGCGCTACATCGCCATGTGGTGCACCGAGCCGTGGACCTGGGACGCCTGGCCGAAGCTCGACGAGGCGGTGCGCACCGGCCGCAACGTCGTCGAGGACCTCTACGGCAAGGAGTTCTTCGTCTACCTGAACGAGGACGCGCCGGAGTCGGCGGACGTCTTCAACCGGGCGATGACCACCTCCAGCGAGCAGTCGGCCCGCGAGGTCGCCGCCCTGCTCGACCTCTCCGGCAGCCGCTCGGTCGCGGACCTCGGCGGCGGGCAGGGGCACGTGGTGGCCAGCCTGCTGGACAAGTACCCGGCCATGAAGGGCTATCTGCTGGACCTGCCCAAGGTGGTGGAGAAGGCGCTGCCCCGGCTGCGCGAGGGCGGTGACCTCGCGGACCGGGCGCGGGTGGTGCCCGGTGACATCCGGGAGGCCGTGCCGGTCGACGCGGACGTCTACATCATCAAGAACATCCTGGAGTGGGACGACGAGTCCACCGCGCGGCTGCTCGCCAACGTGGTCGCGGCGGGCGGGCCCGGGGCCCGGGTCGTGGTGATCGAGAACCTGGTCGACGACACCCCGTCGATGCGGTTCAGCACCGCGATGGACCTGCTGCTGCTCCTGAACGTCGGCGGGGCCAAGCACACCACCGACTCCATGGTGCGCCGGCTGGGCGACGCGGGCCTGAGCGTCAACGACATCCGGCCGGTCAACCCGTACCTGCACGCCTTCGACTGCACGGTGCCCGCCTGA
- a CDS encoding nitrous oxide reductase family maturation protein NosD, which yields MTKRHIAYLACSAALCGSLLGAAPATSSHGVLTVHPGQSIQKAVDAAAPGDTVLVLAGTYHESVKVTTPGLTLRGMGPDTVLEPVKKSKKAMKAMNGTKKTAVKSCAEMGNGICVVGAKNQPVEDVTIAHMTVTGFSRTGVMAVGTSNLHVHGVAAVKNGQWGLAEERAVHSMYQNNIARDNGDAGIFLANSVTAEKGAADTFGTVVEHNILEKNRIGVTVRRLRNLTVSDNSVTGNCAGVFVVGDENKPKAGKLTVADNQVVKNNKYCKKTARLSFLQGSGIVLTGTESTLVTGNTVTGNSGKSPLSGGVVVFKSFVGVTSDKNQITRNKLSGNAPADLVNQEASKHGNAFKDNSCKKSKPAGLC from the coding sequence GTGACAAAACGCCATATTGCATACCTCGCGTGCAGCGCCGCCCTGTGCGGCTCCCTCCTCGGTGCCGCTCCGGCGACCTCCTCGCACGGCGTTCTGACCGTGCACCCGGGCCAGTCCATCCAGAAGGCGGTCGACGCCGCCGCGCCCGGCGACACTGTCCTGGTGCTGGCCGGCACCTACCACGAGAGCGTCAAGGTGACCACGCCCGGCCTCACCCTGCGCGGCATGGGCCCGGACACCGTGCTCGAGCCGGTCAAGAAGTCCAAGAAAGCCATGAAGGCCATGAACGGCACTAAGAAGACCGCCGTGAAGTCCTGCGCCGAGATGGGCAACGGCATCTGCGTGGTCGGCGCCAAGAACCAGCCCGTCGAGGACGTGACGATCGCCCACATGACCGTCACCGGGTTCTCCCGGACCGGCGTCATGGCCGTGGGCACGTCCAACCTGCACGTGCACGGCGTGGCCGCCGTGAAGAACGGGCAGTGGGGCCTCGCCGAGGAGCGCGCGGTCCACAGCATGTACCAGAACAACATCGCCCGGGACAACGGCGACGCCGGCATCTTCCTGGCCAACTCCGTCACCGCGGAGAAGGGCGCCGCCGACACGTTCGGCACCGTCGTCGAGCACAACATCCTGGAGAAGAACCGGATCGGCGTCACCGTCCGGCGGCTGCGCAACCTCACGGTCTCCGACAACTCGGTCACCGGGAACTGCGCGGGCGTGTTCGTCGTCGGCGACGAGAACAAGCCGAAGGCCGGGAAGCTGACCGTCGCCGACAACCAGGTCGTGAAGAACAACAAGTACTGCAAGAAGACCGCCCGGCTGTCCTTCCTGCAGGGCTCCGGCATCGTCCTGACCGGCACCGAGAGCACCCTGGTGACCGGGAACACCGTCACCGGCAACTCCGGCAAGTCGCCGCTGTCGGGCGGTGTCGTGGTCTTCAAGAGCTTCGTGGGTGTCACCAGCGACAAGAACCAGATCACCCGCAACAAGCTGTCCGGCAACGCCCCCGCCGACCTGGTCAACCAGGAGGCGAGCAAGCACGGCAACGCCTTCAAGGACAACTCCTGCAAGAAGTCCAAGCCCGCGGGTCTGTGCTGA
- a CDS encoding DUF4191 domain-containing protein, producing the protein MARKEPAADAANAGRLKQIVLTYKMTRKADKMIGLVLAGVGLGTLAVFLVIGFLIGHPVYLGILGLLLAFLAAAIVFGRRAERAAFGQMEGQPGAAAAVLDNIGRGWTTTPAVAMNRSQDVVHRAVGKAGIVLVAEGNPNRVKTLLAAEKKKMARIVADVPVHDVIVGTGEGQVPLKKLRTTMLKFPRVLTGPQVTTTNDRLRAMGDLMSNMPLPKGPMPRGMRMPKGGPRGR; encoded by the coding sequence ATGGCGAGGAAGGAACCCGCAGCGGACGCTGCGAATGCGGGACGGCTGAAGCAGATCGTCCTGACGTACAAGATGACGCGCAAGGCCGACAAGATGATCGGTCTTGTACTTGCGGGTGTCGGTCTCGGCACCCTTGCCGTCTTCCTCGTGATCGGCTTCCTGATCGGCCACCCGGTCTATCTGGGCATCCTGGGCCTGCTGCTCGCGTTCCTCGCGGCGGCGATCGTCTTCGGCCGCCGGGCCGAGCGGGCGGCCTTCGGCCAGATGGAGGGCCAGCCGGGCGCCGCGGCCGCGGTGCTGGACAACATCGGGCGAGGCTGGACGACGACGCCGGCGGTGGCGATGAACCGCAGCCAGGACGTGGTGCACCGGGCGGTCGGCAAGGCCGGCATCGTCCTGGTCGCCGAGGGCAACCCGAACCGGGTGAAGACCCTGCTGGCCGCCGAGAAGAAGAAGATGGCCCGGATCGTGGCCGACGTGCCGGTGCACGACGTGATCGTGGGCACGGGTGAGGGCCAGGTCCCGCTGAAGAAGCTGCGGACCACGATGCTGAAGTTCCCTCGCGTGCTGACGGGGCCCCAGGTGACGACCACGAACGACCGGCTGCGGGCGATGGGCGACCTGATGTCCAACATGCCGTTGCCGAAGGGCCCGATGCCCAGGGGGATGCGGATGCCGAAGGGTGGTCCTCGGGGGCGGTAG
- the lipA gene encoding lipoyl synthase, which yields MSAVSPDGRKMLRLEVRNAETPIERKPEWIKTRAKMGPEYTKMQNLVKSEGLHTVCQEAGCPNIYECWEDREATFLIGGDQCTRRCDFCQIDTGKPEALDRDEPRRVGESVVTMDLNYATITGVARDDLADGGAWLYAETVRQIHAQTAGREAGRTKVELLAPDFNAVPEQLAEVFSSRPEVFAHNVETVPRIFKRIRPGFRYERSLKVITEARDFGLVTKSNLILGMGETREEVSEALRQLHEAGCELVTITQYLRPSVRHHPVERWVKPQEFVELKEEAEQIGFSGVMSGPLVRSSYRAGRLYQMAVEKRGAFVAAQAV from the coding sequence GTGTCCGCAGTCTCACCCGACGGACGCAAGATGCTGCGCCTGGAGGTCCGCAACGCCGAGACCCCCATCGAGCGCAAGCCCGAGTGGATCAAGACCCGGGCGAAAATGGGCCCCGAGTACACCAAGATGCAGAACCTCGTGAAGAGCGAGGGCCTGCACACGGTCTGCCAGGAAGCCGGCTGCCCGAACATCTACGAGTGCTGGGAGGACCGCGAGGCGACCTTCCTCATCGGCGGCGACCAGTGCACCCGGCGTTGCGACTTCTGCCAGATCGACACCGGCAAGCCCGAGGCACTGGACCGCGACGAGCCGCGCCGGGTGGGCGAGTCCGTGGTCACCATGGACCTGAACTACGCCACCATCACCGGCGTCGCCCGCGACGACCTGGCGGACGGCGGTGCCTGGCTGTACGCGGAGACGGTCCGCCAGATCCACGCGCAGACGGCGGGGCGCGAGGCCGGCCGCACCAAGGTCGAGCTGCTCGCCCCCGACTTCAACGCGGTCCCGGAGCAGCTCGCCGAGGTCTTCTCGTCCCGCCCCGAGGTCTTCGCGCACAACGTCGAGACGGTGCCCCGGATCTTCAAGCGGATCCGCCCCGGCTTCCGCTACGAGCGCTCGCTGAAGGTCATCACCGAGGCCCGTGACTTCGGCCTGGTCACCAAGTCCAACCTCATCCTCGGCATGGGCGAGACCCGCGAGGAGGTCTCCGAGGCGCTGCGCCAGCTGCACGAGGCCGGCTGCGAACTGGTCACCATCACGCAGTACCTGCGCCCGAGCGTGCGGCACCACCCCGTGGAGCGCTGGGTCAAGCCGCAGGAGTTCGTGGAGCTGAAGGAGGAGGCCGAGCAGATCGGCTTCTCCGGTGTCATGTCCGGCCCGCTGGTGCGGTCCTCGTACCGCGCCGGCCGCCTGTACCAGATGGCCGTCGAGAAGCGTGGCGCGTTCGTCGCCGCCCAGGCGGTCTGA
- the lipB gene encoding lipoyl(octanoyl) transferase LipB produces MSELRFVRMGFGADAVEYQEAWDEQRRVHAARFADEVPDTVLLLEHPPVYTAGRRTADNERPLDGTPVIDVDRGGKITWHGPGQLVGYPIQKLPRPVDVVAHVRRLEEALIRVCAEFGLETTRVEGRSGVWVLGDPVEQRPQALGGLSLDFDPRLADDEFDPRLNGPEYAPSNAGQRREDRKIAAIGIRVAKGVTMHGFALNVNPDNKWFDRIIPCGIRDAGVASLAAELGRDVTIEEVLPVVERHLKDVLENADLKPRVIERTPAA; encoded by the coding sequence GTGAGTGAGTTGCGGTTCGTCCGCATGGGGTTCGGCGCGGACGCCGTCGAGTACCAGGAGGCCTGGGACGAGCAGCGCCGCGTGCACGCGGCGCGGTTCGCCGACGAGGTGCCCGACACGGTCCTGCTGCTGGAACACCCCCCGGTCTACACGGCGGGCCGCCGCACCGCGGACAACGAGCGACCGCTCGACGGCACCCCCGTCATCGACGTGGACCGCGGCGGCAAGATCACCTGGCACGGCCCCGGCCAGCTGGTGGGCTACCCGATCCAGAAGCTCCCGCGCCCGGTCGACGTGGTCGCGCACGTACGGCGCCTGGAGGAGGCCCTGATCCGCGTCTGCGCGGAGTTCGGCCTGGAGACCACCCGGGTCGAGGGGCGCAGCGGCGTGTGGGTGCTCGGCGACCCGGTCGAGCAGCGCCCGCAGGCCCTCGGCGGCCTCTCCCTGGACTTCGACCCCCGGCTGGCGGACGACGAGTTCGACCCCCGCCTCAACGGTCCGGAGTACGCCCCCTCCAACGCCGGCCAGCGCCGCGAGGACCGCAAGATCGCCGCGATCGGCATCCGCGTCGCCAAGGGCGTGACCATGCACGGCTTCGCCCTCAACGTGAACCCGGACAACAAGTGGTTCGACCGGATCATCCCGTGCGGGATCCGGGACGCGGGCGTCGCCTCCCTCGCGGCCGAACTCGGCCGGGACGTGACCATCGAGGAGGTGCTGCCGGTGGTGGAGCGGCACCTGAAGGACGTCCTGGAGAACGCGGATCTGAAGCCGAGGGTGATCGAGAGGACGCCGGCGGCATAA
- a CDS encoding regulator, with protein MTDRPAQRTPNRQLAALIAEAGFSNAGLARRVDQLGLEHGLDLRYDKTSVTRWLRGQQPRGTTPALIAEVFTRRLGRRLTAQDLGLDACAPVYAGLEFAATPEEAVDIVSGLWRKDSGSHAELRKIAFTPAGLVVPSRDWLIGRADDKVARGEPAAPAGTPRVPAQTRPAPPKPVPLAPVRPRGQAERGPGQKVTGGDIAALRSVGELFRSLDDQYGGGHARQALVRYLEHECEPMLRGTYGEQTGRRLFGAAADLTRLAGWTSYDIAAHGLAQRYFVQSLRLAQAAGDRSYGSYVLVTMSRQAVYLGHGREAVQLARVAQQGVGTNAPPVVQALLHAAEARAHGVLGEVRACTGALVRAERALDTARPGDEVPYWARFFDEAQLADEFGHCHRDLQQFRASAQHAERSLQLRAPLYARSRLFCRVVLATARLGLGELDQACALGVEAAGAAAEMRSVRAIEYVKDFERRLEPYKDAAPVKGYREKVAAMS; from the coding sequence ATGACGGACCGACCCGCGCAGCGCACCCCCAACCGCCAGCTCGCCGCGCTCATCGCAGAAGCGGGGTTCTCCAACGCGGGTCTGGCCCGGCGCGTCGACCAACTCGGACTCGAACACGGGCTGGATCTCAGATACGACAAGACATCGGTCACCCGGTGGCTGCGCGGCCAGCAGCCCCGGGGCACCACCCCGGCCCTGATCGCCGAGGTCTTCACCCGGCGCCTCGGCCGCCGGCTCACCGCCCAGGACCTGGGCCTCGACGCCTGCGCGCCGGTGTACGCCGGGCTGGAGTTCGCGGCCACCCCCGAAGAGGCCGTCGACATCGTCAGCGGGCTGTGGCGCAAGGACTCCGGCAGCCACGCCGAGCTCCGCAAGATCGCCTTCACCCCGGCCGGGCTGGTCGTCCCCAGCCGGGACTGGCTGATCGGCCGCGCCGACGACAAGGTGGCCCGCGGCGAGCCGGCGGCACCGGCGGGCACCCCCCGGGTGCCGGCGCAGACCCGGCCCGCCCCGCCCAAGCCGGTGCCGCTCGCACCGGTGCGGCCGCGCGGGCAGGCCGAGCGCGGGCCCGGCCAGAAGGTGACCGGCGGCGACATCGCCGCGCTCCGCTCGGTCGGCGAGCTCTTCCGCTCCCTCGACGACCAGTACGGCGGCGGCCACGCCCGGCAGGCGCTCGTCCGGTACCTGGAGCACGAGTGCGAGCCGATGCTGCGCGGCACGTACGGCGAGCAGACCGGCCGCAGGCTGTTCGGCGCGGCGGCCGACCTGACCCGGCTCGCGGGCTGGACGTCGTACGACATCGCCGCGCACGGGCTCGCCCAGCGCTACTTCGTCCAGTCGCTGCGGCTCGCCCAGGCGGCGGGGGACCGGTCCTACGGCTCCTACGTCCTCGTCACCATGAGCCGCCAGGCGGTCTACCTCGGCCACGGCCGGGAGGCGGTGCAGCTCGCGCGCGTGGCGCAGCAGGGGGTGGGCACGAACGCCCCGCCGGTCGTGCAGGCCCTGCTGCACGCGGCCGAGGCCCGTGCGCACGGGGTGCTCGGAGAGGTGCGCGCCTGCACGGGCGCGCTCGTCCGCGCCGAACGCGCCCTGGACACGGCCCGTCCCGGCGACGAAGTCCCCTACTGGGCCCGCTTCTTCGACGAGGCCCAGCTCGCCGACGAGTTCGGCCACTGCCACCGGGACCTCCAGCAGTTCCGCGCGTCCGCGCAGCACGCCGAGCGCTCGCTGCAGCTCCGCGCGCCCTTGTACGCCCGCAGCCGGCTCTTCTGCCGTGTCGTCCTCGCCACGGCCCGCCTGGGCCTCGGCGAACTCGACCAGGCGTGCGCGCTGGGCGTCGAGGCGGCGGGCGCGGCGGCGGAGATGCGCTCGGTTCGCGCGATCGAGTACGTCAAGGACTTCGAACGCCGCCTCGAGCCGTACAAGGACGCGGCGCCGGTGAAGGGGTACCGGGAGAAGGTCGCCGCAATGAGCTGA
- a CDS encoding NAD(P)/FAD-dependent oxidoreductase, giving the protein MHEPAYQADVVVVGAGIAGLSAAHRLNSAGVTTAVLEAAPYVGGRMSTEKVDGFRLDRIGQLLSTSYPELRLAPGLDTLVLRRYAPGVLLHRDGRRHRAGAPAGGGSARGALYAVRALASAPRGGSPVAPPRSTAPMGGAVDQARLVAALGRIATTPVERILARPELPAAHALAERGVPARTIDGFLRPLLAALLCDPELTTSSRCADLALRSFASGRLCLPEGGAEVLPDLLARGLPPGTVHTGVRVTSVSTTSVKTADHGEIRCRAVLLATDARAAAELLPGLRVPDFHQVTVVHHTTDEPVTLTTGTSLLLDADRGGPVSHTSVVSNIDPTRAPQGRALISSTVLGTPPADIDTAVRMHLTRLYGTSTRRWETLAVHHTPEAIPAMRPPHDLRRPVRLLAGLYVCGDHRDTSTVQGALHSAHRATAAILTDLGTSGSLNNAEPLQRRAA; this is encoded by the coding sequence GTGCATGAGCCCGCGTACCAGGCGGACGTCGTCGTCGTGGGGGCCGGTATCGCCGGACTCTCCGCGGCTCATCGGCTGAACAGCGCAGGAGTAACGACCGCGGTCCTGGAGGCCGCCCCTTACGTCGGCGGGCGCATGTCGACCGAGAAGGTGGACGGCTTCCGGCTCGACCGGATCGGGCAGCTCCTGTCCACGTCCTATCCGGAGCTGCGCCTCGCCCCGGGACTGGACACCCTGGTTCTGCGCCGGTACGCGCCCGGCGTGCTGCTGCATCGCGACGGGCGCAGGCACCGGGCCGGCGCTCCGGCGGGCGGCGGGAGCGCGAGGGGCGCACTGTATGCCGTGCGCGCCCTGGCAAGCGCCCCCAGGGGCGGCTCGCCGGTGGCGCCGCCGCGCTCGACCGCGCCGATGGGCGGCGCCGTCGACCAGGCCCGCCTGGTCGCGGCACTGGGCCGCATCGCCACCACGCCCGTCGAGCGCATCCTCGCCCGCCCCGAGCTCCCCGCGGCGCACGCCCTCGCGGAGCGCGGGGTGCCCGCCCGCACGATCGACGGCTTCCTGCGGCCGCTGCTCGCGGCCCTCCTCTGCGACCCCGAGCTGACGACGTCCAGCCGGTGCGCGGACCTCGCGCTGCGCTCCTTCGCGAGCGGGCGGCTGTGCCTGCCGGAGGGCGGCGCCGAGGTCCTCCCGGACCTCCTGGCCCGCGGCCTCCCGCCCGGCACGGTCCATACCGGCGTGCGGGTCACCTCGGTCTCGACGACCTCGGTGAAAACGGCCGACCACGGCGAGATCCGCTGCCGTGCGGTCCTCCTGGCGACCGACGCCCGAGCCGCCGCCGAGCTCCTCCCGGGCCTGCGCGTCCCGGACTTCCACCAGGTGACGGTGGTCCACCACACCACGGACGAACCGGTGACCCTCACCACCGGCACGTCCCTCCTCCTGGACGCCGACCGGGGCGGCCCCGTCTCCCACACCTCCGTGGTCAGCAACATCGACCCGACCCGCGCCCCCCAGGGCCGCGCCCTGATCTCCTCGACCGTCCTCGGCACACCCCCCGCGGACATCGACACCGCGGTCCGCATGCACCTCACCCGCCTCTACGGCACGTCCACGCGCCGCTGGGAGACCCTCGCCGTCCACCACACCCCCGAGGCCATCCCCGCCATGCGCCCCCCGCACGACCTGCGCCGCCCCGTCCGCCTCCTCGCCGGCCTCTACGTCTGCGGCGACCACCGCGACACCAGCACAGTCCAGGGAGCCCTCCACTCGGCCCACCGGGCAACGGCAGCCATCCTCACGGACCTGGGCACCTCAGGCTCCTTGAACAACGCAGAACCTCTACAACGCCGAGCCGCATAA
- a CDS encoding TIGR01777 family oxidoreductase, with protein MERSRIAVAGASGLIGSALVRSLRADGHEVVRLVRRAAHGTGEVCWDPGGQYVDTAGLAGCDAVVNLAGAGIGDRRWTAAYKREIRDSRVLGTAALAEAVATMPEPPRVFVSGSAMGFYGDTGDRVVDEDAPPGDGFLPSLCVEWEEAAAPAQEAGVRTVFTRTGLVVARGGGAWGRLFPLFKAGLGGRLGDGRQYWSFIALHDEVAAIRFLMETEGLSGPFNLTAPHPLTNGEITAAMARVLRRPALFPVPSPVLRAALGEMAGDVLGSQRVVPKRLLESGFTFAFPGIEDAIRAA; from the coding sequence ATGGAACGTTCTCGTATCGCGGTGGCCGGCGCGTCCGGCCTCATCGGCAGCGCCCTGGTGCGGTCCCTCCGGGCGGACGGGCACGAGGTGGTGCGCCTGGTACGGCGCGCCGCCCACGGCACCGGGGAGGTCTGCTGGGACCCCGGCGGGCAGTACGTGGACACCGCGGGGCTGGCCGGCTGCGACGCGGTGGTGAACCTCGCCGGTGCCGGGATCGGCGACCGGCGCTGGACGGCCGCCTACAAGCGGGAGATCCGGGACAGCCGGGTGCTCGGCACGGCGGCGCTCGCGGAGGCCGTGGCGACGATGCCGGAGCCGCCGCGGGTGTTCGTGAGCGGCAGCGCGATGGGCTTCTACGGCGACACCGGCGACCGGGTCGTGGACGAGGACGCGCCGCCCGGGGACGGGTTCCTGCCGTCGCTGTGCGTGGAGTGGGAGGAGGCTGCGGCCCCGGCGCAGGAGGCGGGTGTGAGGACGGTGTTCACGCGCACGGGACTGGTGGTGGCCCGCGGCGGCGGGGCCTGGGGCCGGCTGTTCCCGCTCTTCAAGGCGGGGCTCGGCGGCCGGCTGGGCGACGGCAGGCAGTACTGGTCGTTCATCGCGCTGCACGACGAGGTGGCCGCGATCCGGTTCCTGATGGAGACTGAGGGTCTGTCGGGGCCGTTCAACCTCACCGCACCCCACCCCCTGACGAACGGTGAGATCACGGCGGCGATGGCCCGGGTGCTGCGCCGTCCGGCCCTCTTCCCGGTGCCCTCCCCGGTGCTGCGCGCGGCGCTCGGCGAGATGGCCGGGGACGTGCTCGGCAGTCAACGGGTGGTGCCGAAGCGGCTCCTGGAGTCGGGGTTCACCTTCGCGTTCCCGGGCATCGAGGACGCGATCCGGGCGGCCTGA
- a CDS encoding GNAT family N-acetyltransferase has translation MPEPYIRTALPDDDEELCALDRATWSYQHAVLPRPQPPYDPFFGGRHAPEDTLVAEVDRRIVGYVRLGLAYKIASNAHVRQIQGLAVAEEARGRGVARALLRAAMEEARRRGARRIRLGVLGHNAPARRLYESEGFAVEGVLPGEFFLDGEYVDDVIMGRAL, from the coding sequence ATGCCGGAACCGTACATACGCACCGCCCTGCCCGACGACGACGAGGAGCTCTGCGCCCTCGACCGCGCCACCTGGTCCTACCAGCACGCGGTCCTGCCGCGGCCGCAGCCGCCGTACGACCCGTTCTTCGGCGGGCGGCACGCCCCCGAGGACACCCTGGTCGCCGAGGTCGACCGGCGCATCGTCGGCTACGTCCGCCTCGGCCTCGCCTACAAGATCGCCTCCAACGCGCACGTCCGGCAGATCCAGGGGCTCGCGGTCGCCGAGGAGGCCCGCGGCCGGGGCGTGGCGCGGGCGCTGCTGCGGGCGGCGATGGAGGAGGCCCGCCGCCGCGGCGCCCGCCGGATCCGGCTCGGCGTCCTCGGGCACAACGCCCCGGCCCGCCGGCTCTACGAGTCGGAGGGATTCGCCGTCGAGGGCGTGCTGCCCGGGGAGTTCTTCCTGGACGGCGAGTACGTCGACGACGTGATCATGGGCCGGGCGCTGTGA
- a CDS encoding MarP family serine protease encodes MDLLDLVLVLVVLVYAASGYRRGLVAGCVSLAGFVGGAVIGVWVLPWVMELVTRGTATATVVAVLTVLVPAVVGHELAGRLALRLRRELDQGPLRMADGIGGAVANSVAVLIVAWVAASVLGASSSPAVTTAIRDSKLLGAVQDTMPDTTPAWFSRATSALTEAGFPQVFNPFENESTARVAKPSGDNVTAAATNAAKRSTVKIEGASGTQGREGSGFVFAPEHVMTNAHVVAGIDNPSVRIGGVGPSYDAQVVLFDPDRDVAVLYVPQLRAPVLKFDTSAARGNSAVVAGYPQDGSLNLQAATVANTVQATGQNIYSDATVTREIYSIRSTVRPGNSGGPLLTTGGKVFGVVFARSTSDDETGYVLTAGEVATDAARGAHATSPVDTGELITS; translated from the coding sequence GTGGACCTGCTCGACCTGGTGCTCGTACTGGTGGTCCTCGTCTACGCGGCGTCCGGTTACCGGCGCGGGCTGGTGGCCGGCTGCGTGTCGCTGGCCGGGTTCGTGGGCGGCGCGGTGATCGGCGTGTGGGTGCTGCCGTGGGTGATGGAACTGGTCACGCGCGGGACGGCGACGGCGACGGTGGTCGCGGTGCTGACGGTGCTGGTGCCGGCGGTGGTGGGGCACGAGCTGGCCGGGAGGCTGGCGCTGCGGCTGCGCCGGGAGCTGGACCAGGGGCCGCTCCGGATGGCCGACGGGATAGGCGGCGCGGTCGCCAACTCGGTGGCGGTGCTGATCGTGGCCTGGGTGGCGGCGAGCGTCCTCGGCGCGTCCTCCTCGCCCGCGGTGACCACGGCGATACGGGACTCGAAGCTGCTCGGCGCCGTGCAGGACACCATGCCGGACACCACGCCGGCCTGGTTCTCGCGGGCCACCTCGGCGCTGACCGAGGCGGGTTTCCCGCAGGTCTTCAACCCGTTCGAGAACGAGTCGACGGCCCGGGTCGCCAAGCCCTCCGGGGACAACGTCACGGCGGCGGCGACGAACGCGGCCAAGCGCAGCACGGTCAAGATCGAGGGGGCCTCCGGCACCCAGGGCCGCGAGGGCAGCGGGTTCGTGTTCGCGCCGGAGCACGTGATGACCAACGCGCACGTGGTGGCAGGCATCGACAACCCGAGCGTGCGGATCGGCGGGGTCGGCCCGTCGTACGACGCGCAGGTCGTCCTCTTCGACCCGGACCGGGACGTGGCGGTGCTGTACGTGCCGCAGCTGCGGGCTCCGGTGCTGAAGTTCGACACGAGCGCGGCGCGCGGGAACTCCGCGGTGGTGGCCGGCTATCCGCAGGACGGCAGCCTGAACCTGCAGGCGGCCACCGTGGCGAACACGGTGCAGGCCACCGGCCAGAACATCTACAGCGACGCCACGGTGACCCGGGAGATCTACTCGATCCGCTCCACGGTCCGCCCCGGCAACTCCGGCGGCCCGCTGCTGACCACCGGCGGCAAGGTGTTCGGCGTGGTGTTCGCCCGCTCCACGTCCGACGACGAGACCGGGTACGTGCTGACCGCCGGCGAGGTGGCCACGGACGCCGCGCGCGGCGCGCACGCCACCTCGCCGGTGGACACCGGCGAACTGATCACGTCCTGA